In the genome of Caulobacter flavus, the window GCCGATGAAGGTCACCTTCAGGGCCACGACCTCGCCGACCCGGATCCTGTGCAGGATCGAGACCTTGGGCGCCTCGTGCGACGGCTTGTGGAACTCGCTCACCTGGGCGTCCGGGATGAAGAGCGCCATGCCCGACAGGGGGCCGTTGCTGTGGGGAAACGGGCGCGTCTCGGGCTGGGCCTGGGACGTGGGCGCCGTCTGGGCCGGGGCGGGCGAGGCCGCGACCACGGCCAGGCCGAAAGCCGCCAGGGCGGTCGCCGTCATCCGAATGCTCATCGTGTCCTCCATCGCCAACTCACAGGGCGGCCGCAAGTTGTCTAGGTGGTGCGCGAGCTTTGCGAAACCCTTGCGTGAGCCTGGGGCAACGAGCGCGCAGCAAAAAGCCCTCCGGCTCGCGCCGGAGGGCTTTTCAGGATCGTTCGAGCGATGAAGCCCGGAAGGTCCTTAGGCCAGGGCCGCGCGAACCTTGTCGGCGATGGCCTTGAACGCAACGGCGTCGTTGCCGGCGATGTCCGCCAGGACCTTACGGTCGATCACGATACCCGCCACGTCCAGGCCGTGGATGAATTGCGAGTAGGTCAAGCCTTCGGTGCGGGCGCCGGCGTTGATGCGCTGGATCCACAGCGAACGGAAGGCGCGCTTGCGCACCTTGCGGTCGCGGTAGGCGTACTGGCCGGCCTTGTCGACCGCGGCCTTGGCCGTACGGATGGTGTTCTTGCGGCGGCCGTAGAAGCCCTTGGCCTGCTCCAGAACCTTCTTGTGCTTGGCGTGGGCGGTGACGCCACGTTTAACGCGAGCCATGTGTCAGCGCTCCTCTTACAGGCCGTAGGGCAGGTACGTGCGGATGATCTTGGCGTCAGCCTCGCTCATCACCTTCGTGCCGCGGTTTTGGCGGATGTACTTGCCGTTGTGGCCGATCAGGCGGTGGCGCTTGCCGGCGACGCCGGCCTTCAGCTTGCCCGTGGCGGTGATCTTGAAGCGCTTTTTGGCGCCCGACTTCGTCTTCAACTTAGGCATTTCGCGTCGGAGCGTTTAACGGCCCCGTCCTCTGGATAGCGAGACGAACCGCCATGGCATGCCAAATTGGCCAGGCGGTTCCGGAAAGGCGGGGTGAATACGGGAACCCCGGGTGAAAAGC includes:
- the rplT gene encoding 50S ribosomal protein L20, with protein sequence MARVKRGVTAHAKHKKVLEQAKGFYGRRKNTIRTAKAAVDKAGQYAYRDRKVRKRAFRSLWIQRINAGARTEGLTYSQFIHGLDVAGIVIDRKVLADIAGNDAVAFKAIADKVRAALA
- the rpmI gene encoding 50S ribosomal protein L35, producing MPKLKTKSGAKKRFKITATGKLKAGVAGKRHRLIGHNGKYIRQNRGTKVMSEADAKIIRTYLPYGL